A stretch of the Salvelinus fontinalis isolate EN_2023a chromosome 22, ASM2944872v1, whole genome shotgun sequence genome encodes the following:
- the snapin gene encoding SNARE-associated protein Snapin, whose translation MAALAVVETPSGKDAIAEGLLGLLKPAVQQLDLHVHSVRESQVELREHIDNLATELCRINEHQKVVLDLDPYVKKLLNARRRVVLVNNILQNAQERLRRLNHNVAKETARRKTMLETSGAFTPRSPSKP comes from the exons ATGGCTGCCCTAGCCGTTGTGGAGACACCGTCAGGGAAAGATGCAATTGCAGAGGGACTGCTTGGCCTCTTGAAACCAGCTGTCCAGCAGCTTGATCTTCATGTGCACTCAGTGAG GGAAAGCCAGGTGGAACTACGAGAACACATAGACAATCTAGCCACAG AGCTGTGCAGGATAAATGAGCACCAGAAGGTAGTGCTAGACCTGGACCCCTATGTGAAAAAGCTGCTGAATGCAAGACGCAGGGTGGTGCTTGTCAACAACATACTACAGAATGCTCAG gaACGGTTGCGACGGCTCAATCACAACGTCGCCAAAGAGACAGCGCGTCGGAAGACCATGCTGGAGACCTCTGGAGCGTTCACGCCTCGGTCGCCCAGTAAACCATGA
- the LOC129819822 gene encoding chromatin target of PRMT1 protein-like isoform X1, which translates to MLDCPGQTCALLTQNACHIHCLLTEVWRVFCVSSAHLDPRREGNSDACFTTMLKNKAPTAVSVRATMQQQHMASARNRRLAQQMENRPSVQAALHHKQSLKQRLGKSNIQARLGRPIGALMRGGAGGRGFAVGGMRGMTRGGLRGRGRGGALRGAMALRGNRLSPGMGMMRSRGGPGRVALRRGMRQRGAAGRGGAFGRGAGRGVGARGRGGLRGRGGFAGRGGGRSRGGGRGGRGRGGGPGMTREQLDNQLDAYMSKTKGNLDAELDAYMAQADPEGME; encoded by the exons ATGCTAGACTGCCCGGGGCAGACGTGTGCGCTGCTCACTCAAAATGCATGCCATATTCACTGTTTACTGACAGAAGTTTGGCGTGTCTTTTGTGTGAGCAGCGCACACTTAGACCCAAGGAGAGAGGGTAACAGTGATGCTTG CTTCACTACCATGCTGAAGAACAAGGCGCCGACAGCGGTGAGTGTGCGAGCAACCATGCAGCAGCAACACATGGCCAGTGCCCGCAACCGCCGGCTCGCCCAGCAAATGGAGAACAGGCCCTCTGTGCAGGCTGCTCTGCACCACAAGCAG AGCCTGAAGCAGCGCCTGGGGAAGAGCAACATCCAGGCCAGGCTGGGCCGGCCCATTGGGGCCTTGATGCGGGGGGGTGCTGGCGGCCGGGGTTTCGCTGTTGGAGGGATGCGGGGGATGACGAGAGGAGGCCTGCGAGGCCGCGGCAGAGGAGGAGCCTTAAGGGGCGCTATGGCTCTGAGAG GGAATCGCCTTTCCCCAGGCATGGGCATGATGCGTAGCAGAGGGGGTCCAGGCCGTGTGGCCCTCCGTAGGGGGATGCGTCAAAGAGGGGCTGCTGGTCGTGGAGGTGCCTTTGGCCGAGGAGCTGGAAGAGGAGTGGGAGCCAGGG GACGAGGTGGTCTACGTGGGCGTGGTGGCTTCGCTGGCAGGGGTGGTGGCCGCAGTCGCGGGGGTGGAAGAGGAGGTCGCGGCAGGGGTGGTGGCCCAGGAATGACCCGCGAGCAGCTGGACAACCAGCTTGACGCCTACATGTCCAAGACCAAGGGCAACCTGGACGCTGAGCTGGACGCATACATGGCCCAAGCTGACCCAGAGGGCATGGAGTGA
- the LOC129819822 gene encoding chromatin target of PRMT1 protein-like isoform X2 — translation MSAPSSQKVVLKSTTKQSLNERFTTMLKNKAPTAVSVRATMQQQHMASARNRRLAQQMENRPSVQAALHHKQSLKQRLGKSNIQARLGRPIGALMRGGAGGRGFAVGGMRGMTRGGLRGRGRGGALRGAMALRGNRLSPGMGMMRSRGGPGRVALRRGMRQRGAAGRGGAFGRGAGRGVGARGRGGLRGRGGFAGRGGGRSRGGGRGGRGRGGGPGMTREQLDNQLDAYMSKTKGNLDAELDAYMAQADPEGME, via the exons ATGAGTGCTCCCTCCTCCCAAAAAGTCGTGCTGAAAAGCACCACCAAGCAGTCCCTGAATGAGCG CTTCACTACCATGCTGAAGAACAAGGCGCCGACAGCGGTGAGTGTGCGAGCAACCATGCAGCAGCAACACATGGCCAGTGCCCGCAACCGCCGGCTCGCCCAGCAAATGGAGAACAGGCCCTCTGTGCAGGCTGCTCTGCACCACAAGCAG AGCCTGAAGCAGCGCCTGGGGAAGAGCAACATCCAGGCCAGGCTGGGCCGGCCCATTGGGGCCTTGATGCGGGGGGGTGCTGGCGGCCGGGGTTTCGCTGTTGGAGGGATGCGGGGGATGACGAGAGGAGGCCTGCGAGGCCGCGGCAGAGGAGGAGCCTTAAGGGGCGCTATGGCTCTGAGAG GGAATCGCCTTTCCCCAGGCATGGGCATGATGCGTAGCAGAGGGGGTCCAGGCCGTGTGGCCCTCCGTAGGGGGATGCGTCAAAGAGGGGCTGCTGGTCGTGGAGGTGCCTTTGGCCGAGGAGCTGGAAGAGGAGTGGGAGCCAGGG GACGAGGTGGTCTACGTGGGCGTGGTGGCTTCGCTGGCAGGGGTGGTGGCCGCAGTCGCGGGGGTGGAAGAGGAGGTCGCGGCAGGGGTGGTGGCCCAGGAATGACCCGCGAGCAGCTGGACAACCAGCTTGACGCCTACATGTCCAAGACCAAGGGCAACCTGGACGCTGAGCTGGACGCATACATGGCCCAAGCTGACCCAGAGGGCATGGAGTGA